A stretch of the Vulcanisaeta souniana JCM 11219 genome encodes the following:
- a CDS encoding nucleotidyltransferase family protein has product MEPVRRIKLLRDWRSLVNAVLPILRRYGVECYVFGSVITGRITGSSDVDVLLVISDGDPLEVKVKVLEEVEDRLGDVVHLLDIKVVNARDKGKPPYAWFLRNAIRIF; this is encoded by the coding sequence ATGGAGCCTGTGAGGAGGATTAAGCTCCTTAGGGATTGGAGGTCGTTGGTCAACGCCGTTTTACCAATACTCAGGAGGTATGGGGTTGAGTGTTATGTCTTTGGTTCCGTAATCACGGGTAGGATCACGGGCTCGAGTGACGTGGATGTCCTCCTGGTAATCAGTGATGGTGACCCACTGGAGGTTAAGGTCAAGGTCCTCGAGGAGGTTGAGGATAGGCTCGGCGATGTAGTTCACCTACTTGATATTAAGGTTGTTAATGCCAGGGATAAGGGTAAGCCGCCGTACGCGTGGTTCCTTAGGAATGCCATTAGGATCTTTTAG
- a CDS encoding AAA family ATPase gives MLFSTEPKTSLDELFDREAEIERFRSGLNERLVLVLGIRRVGKSSLVLSVLNSLGIDYVFIDVRKLYDNVSRKVPAERIYNELRMSLGNLSFWEGVRRIIDEIDVSLGPIRFRLSASRIRDGIAKILEAINNAGKHVVLVFDEAQYLRYSTIGLRPLLAYAYDHLRNITLVLTGNEVGLLHDFLGLDDPSSGLYGRYYHVIELRPFDRERSIEFLRRGFRELGINVDDRVIERAVDELGGIAGWLVYFGRLYPERGEDAINEVKEIGANLVRSELEELFSRSQYYRYIMEAVAVLGKARWSDVMKYLMARMGERPTNATLSRDLNNLVKMGFLTKDGDWYGIPDPIVRYAVLRARYFTRS, from the coding sequence TTGCTCTTCAGCACTGAGCCCAAGACCTCACTGGACGAGCTCTTTGACAGGGAGGCAGAGATAGAGAGATTTAGGAGCGGCCTTAATGAGCGGTTGGTCCTTGTGCTTGGGATTAGGAGGGTCGGTAAGTCAAGCCTCGTGCTTTCAGTACTTAATTCCCTGGGCATTGACTACGTATTCATCGACGTTAGGAAGCTTTATGATAATGTCTCGAGGAAGGTGCCCGCGGAGAGGATATACAATGAGTTAAGGATGTCACTGGGCAACCTCAGTTTTTGGGAGGGGGTTAGGAGGATCATTGACGAGATTGACGTATCCCTTGGCCCCATTAGGTTTAGACTTAGCGCCTCGAGGATTAGGGATGGGATTGCAAAGATCCTTGAGGCGATTAATAATGCCGGTAAGCACGTGGTGCTCGTCTTCGACGAGGCCCAGTACCTCAGATACTCAACGATCGGTCTCAGACCATTACTGGCATACGCCTATGACCACCTGAGGAACATAACCCTAGTACTCACGGGTAATGAGGTTGGTCTCTTACACGACTTCCTGGGCCTTGACGACCCATCATCCGGGCTCTATGGTAGGTATTACCATGTTATTGAGCTTAGGCCATTCGATAGGGAGAGATCCATTGAGTTCCTTAGGAGGGGATTCAGGGAGTTAGGCATTAACGTTGATGATAGGGTCATTGAGAGGGCCGTCGATGAGCTGGGCGGTATTGCCGGCTGGCTTGTATACTTTGGTAGGCTCTATCCTGAGAGGGGTGAGGATGCAATCAATGAGGTTAAGGAGATTGGCGCCAACCTAGTTAGGTCTGAGCTTGAGGAGTTATTCTCGAGGAGCCAGTACTACCGGTACATAATGGAGGCGGTCGCCGTACTCGGTAAGGCCAGGTGGAGTGACGTCATGAAGTACCTAATGGCTAGGATGGGTGAGAGGCCAACCAATGCAACTCTCTCTAGGGACCTAAACAACCTGGTCAAAATGGGGTTCCTGACCAAGGATGGTGATTGGTACGGCATTCCAGACCCAATAGTTAGGTACGCAGTGCTTAGGGCCAGGTACTTCACGCGCTCATAG
- a CDS encoding retroviral-like aspartic protease family protein, with translation MDPRLVVGHVYVDVELIGVKGIGRFRALVDTGTAYTVVPRKVAEELGIAGTSRHVRVMTARGEAMLEEGIAVIRLMGEERTNVVLISDEVKQVLIGVTTLGAFGLRVDPTTGRLERTGVLLLTLYQ, from the coding sequence ATGGACCCTAGGTTAGTTGTGGGGCATGTGTATGTTGATGTTGAGTTAATTGGTGTTAAGGGGATTGGTAGGTTCAGGGCTCTTGTGGATACTGGCACCGCATACACTGTGGTTCCAAGGAAGGTCGCTGAGGAATTGGGTATTGCCGGCACTAGTAGGCATGTCAGGGTAATGACTGCGAGGGGTGAGGCAATGCTTGAGGAGGGTATTGCGGTTATTAGGTTGATGGGTGAGGAGAGGACCAACGTGGTCCTGATAAGTGATGAGGTCAAGCAGGTACTCATTGGGGTGACCACGCTGGGGGCCTTCGGCCTGAGGGTAGACCCAACCACAGGCAGGCTGGAGAGGACCGGCGTACTACTCTTAACTCTATATCAATAG
- a CDS encoding 30S ribosomal protein S4, protein MGDPRKPRKKYIGGKPRRLWNRQLLEEELRLIGEYGLRNKRELWLSKSLLREIKHRARSLLSMPIEQRARLETEFKARLFRAGFIPEQEIPLDAVLSLDVRAILDRRLQSIVYRKGLAKTIYEARQLVTHGHITVDGRVVKSPGYLVPRELEDRVTYAITSPILRRSTAQPQQETQQAQQSQSV, encoded by the coding sequence ATGGGCGATCCAAGGAAGCCAAGGAAGAAGTACATTGGCGGTAAGCCAAGGAGGCTTTGGAATAGGCAGTTGCTTGAGGAGGAACTTAGGCTCATTGGTGAGTATGGCCTTAGGAATAAGAGGGAGCTTTGGCTCTCGAAGTCATTACTCAGGGAGATCAAGCACAGGGCCAGGTCACTACTCTCAATGCCCATTGAGCAGAGGGCAAGGCTGGAGACTGAGTTTAAGGCCAGACTATTCAGGGCTGGCTTCATCCCGGAGCAGGAGATACCGCTGGACGCCGTACTATCACTGGACGTAAGGGCAATACTGGACAGGAGATTACAATCCATTGTCTACAGAAAGGGCCTTGCAAAGACTATTTACGAGGCGAGGCAACTGGTGACCCACGGGCACATAACCGTTGACGGCAGGGTAGTTAAGTCACCGGGTTACCTGGTGCCAAGGGAGCTCGAGGATAGGGTGACCTACGCAATAACAAGCCCAATACTAAGGAGGTCAACGGCACAGCCGCAGCAGGAGACACAACAGGCGCAGCAAAGTCAATCAGTCTAA
- a CDS encoding HEPN domain-containing protein, translated as MINSMSLDAAEDFMRRAEEYMVVARVSFERSFYNAAAVNAEIAAQLSIKALLIKLGIEPPRTHNIRSLLGLVANQLGGNAGEEVRAFVSNNRRELIILEDSRSLGQYGMPSVDRDRAEIALRTAESIIELVRRLWSL; from the coding sequence TTGATTAATTCTATGAGCCTCGACGCCGCTGAGGACTTCATGAGGAGGGCTGAGGAGTACATGGTGGTTGCCCGGGTATCCTTCGAGAGGAGTTTTTACAATGCCGCAGCTGTGAATGCCGAGATAGCTGCTCAATTATCAATCAAGGCGTTACTCATTAAACTTGGGATTGAACCACCAAGGACCCACAACATTAGGTCATTACTGGGTCTAGTGGCTAATCAGTTGGGGGGTAATGCTGGCGAGGAGGTTAGGGCATTCGTGAGTAATAATCGTAGAGAATTAATAATACTGGAGGATTCAAGGAGTCTTGGTCAGTATGGAATGCCTAGTGTCGATAGGGATAGGGCTGAGATTGCCTTGAGGACTGCCGAGTCCATAATTGAATTGGTGAGGAGGTTATGGAGCCTGTGA